A genome region from Flavobacterium sp. CFS9 includes the following:
- a CDS encoding nuclear transport factor 2 family protein, translating into MTPNKQTVTEYMEAFMVSDHKRILDCLTNDVIWEMPGIYQHAGKEAFDKEIENDNFTGSPTIQIIKMIEENDIVIAEGAVQGNMKNGHKLDAVFCDVFEMEKGKIKKLTSYLMSKNASLKFE; encoded by the coding sequence ATGACACCTAATAAACAAACCGTAACCGAATATATGGAAGCTTTTATGGTAAGCGATCATAAACGAATTTTAGATTGCCTTACTAATGATGTGATTTGGGAAATGCCCGGAATTTATCAGCACGCAGGAAAAGAAGCTTTTGATAAAGAAATTGAAAACGACAATTTTACAGGCAGTCCCACGATTCAGATTATCAAGATGATCGAAGAAAATGACATCGTTATTGCCGAAGGTGCCGTACAGGGAAATATGAAAAATGGTCATAAACTGGATGCCGTTTTCTGTGATGTTTTTGAAATGGAAAAAGGAAAAATTAAAAAACTTACTTCCTATTTAATGTCTAAAAATGCCAGTTTAAAATTTGAATAA
- a CDS encoding alpha/beta hydrolase, whose product MNKLFSLVFLFLSTTFIFCQTNKTKPKETAKPFVLGVIDEIQSKELGEKRILNIYLPEGYKAEEATKYPVIYLLDGSADEDFIHIAGLVQFNSFEWINQVPKSIVVGIATVDRRRDFTFPTTIEKDQKRFPTSGHSDKFISFIEKELQPFIEKKYNANNSKTLMGQSLGGLLGTEILLTKPTLFNKYVIVSPSIWWNNGSILNLDSAILQENFSQQTDIYIAVGKEGLTPTEIPRVMEVDANLLTEKIKASKSKNIKVYFDYFPLENHGTILHPAASNSFRFFYPIKEK is encoded by the coding sequence ATGAACAAATTATTTTCCCTTGTCTTTTTATTCCTTTCTACCACTTTTATCTTTTGCCAAACCAATAAAACCAAACCAAAAGAAACCGCAAAGCCATTTGTATTAGGAGTTATCGATGAAATTCAATCGAAGGAATTAGGAGAAAAAAGGATTCTGAATATTTATCTTCCGGAAGGTTACAAAGCCGAAGAGGCAACAAAATATCCCGTAATTTATTTATTGGACGGTTCGGCTGATGAAGATTTTATTCATATCGCCGGTCTGGTGCAGTTTAATAGTTTCGAATGGATCAATCAGGTTCCTAAATCAATTGTTGTGGGAATTGCCACTGTCGACAGAAGAAGAGATTTTACATTCCCGACAACTATCGAAAAAGATCAAAAAAGGTTTCCAACTTCGGGTCATTCTGATAAATTCATTTCTTTTATTGAAAAAGAATTACAGCCTTTTATCGAAAAAAAATACAACGCCAATAACTCTAAAACCCTTATGGGACAATCATTGGGAGGATTACTGGGAACTGAAATTCTATTAACAAAACCAACGCTTTTTAATAAATATGTTATTGTAAGCCCAAGCATTTGGTGGAATAATGGTTCCATACTCAATCTTGACAGCGCCATTTTGCAGGAAAATTTCAGTCAGCAGACCGATATTTATATTGCAGTTGGTAAAGAAGGGCTTACACCAACAGAAATCCCGAGAGTGATGGAAGTCGATGCTAATTTACTAACTGAAAAAATTAAAGCTTCAAAAAGCAAAAATATAAAAGTGTATTTCGATTATTTCCCGCTTGAAAATCACGGTACGATTTTACATCCGGCAGCATCGAATTCATTTCGATTTTTCTATCCTATAAAAGAGAAATAA
- a CDS encoding GNAT family N-acetyltransferase has translation MTNKEDHKLDNPVWYALSENHSELALEYAGTKFYNPDYCPFGSFIVSESTLTATEQYGLLTNSFFIVGEKPEIDDSLIIIKELICLQMIIQDKIQLAIDTEIVKLTESHNPELLQLVNLVQPGYFKTKTPLLGNYYGIFKEAQLIAVAGERMKMNDFTEVSAIITHPDHTGKGYAKQLISHVVNSILDESKTPFLHVVENNVGAIGLYEKLGFVTRRKISFWNVSKKQ, from the coding sequence ATGACAAATAAAGAAGACCATAAACTAGATAATCCGGTTTGGTATGCATTATCCGAAAACCATTCCGAATTAGCCCTTGAGTATGCTGGTACTAAATTTTACAATCCGGATTATTGTCCTTTTGGAAGTTTTATAGTATCGGAAAGCACTTTAACGGCCACAGAACAATATGGGTTGTTAACGAATTCTTTTTTTATAGTGGGTGAAAAACCTGAAATAGACGATTCTTTGATAATCATCAAAGAATTGATTTGTCTGCAAATGATTATCCAGGACAAAATTCAACTTGCGATCGATACTGAAATTGTCAAACTTACTGAAAGTCATAATCCCGAATTATTACAACTGGTTAATTTGGTACAGCCGGGATATTTTAAAACCAAAACTCCTTTATTGGGCAATTATTATGGAATATTTAAAGAAGCCCAATTGATAGCTGTCGCAGGTGAACGTATGAAAATGAATGACTTTACAGAAGTGAGTGCTATTATCACACATCCCGATCACACCGGAAAAGGTTATGCCAAACAATTGATTTCGCATGTTGTCAATAGCATCTTAGACGAAAGTAAAACTCCTTTTTTACATGTTGTTGAAAATAATGTTGGTGCCATTGGCCTATATGAAAAACTAGGTTTTGTAACGAGACGAAAAATCAGCTTTTGGAATGTTTCTAAAAAACAGTAA